The sequence GAAAATCATAAATAAAGCGTCGCCATCAACCCAGGAAAGAAGCAATAATTTCGTGCAGCCCCTGGGATGTTTCAGCATCATCAGTAAGCGGCACAATAATGGCGCCTTTTGCGGCCTCGGCGGGCGACAGACCACCTACAATAAGTCTGGCTGCGGTAATAAGGGTACGAGTTGAAGAAACTTCAGGCATGCCACTGACATCCAGCTTCCGAATAGCATTGCCGAGCTTCACCAGTTCCCGGGCAATCGTTTCATCCACACCCGTTTCTGTTGTGACAATACGAACTTCCTGCTCAAACTCCGGGTAATCCAGTTCAAGACCAACCATACGCTGACGTGTAGAAGGCTTCAGATCTTTTAAAACACTTTGATAACCCGGGTTGTAGGACATGACCAACATAAAATTATCCGGCGCCTTCAATGACTCACCCAAGCGCTCAATGTTCAACTCACGCCGATGATCGGCAAGCGGGTGAATAACAACTGTAGTATCTGCCCGGGCCTCCACAACTTCATCCAGATAACAGATGGCCCCTTCACGAACAGCACGGGTCATAGGTCCATCTACCCAGACAGTGTTTCCCCCTTCCAACAGATAGCGGCCAATCAAATCTGCGGCTGTCAGGTCTTCATGACAAGGTACTGTAATCAAAGGCACGTTTAACTGCTCTGCCATATACTCGACAAACCGGGTTTTCCCGCATCCGGTAGGCCCCTTGATCATCACAGGCAAACGCTCCCTGAAGGATGAAGAAAAAACCTCTACTTCAGAACCTATTGGCAAATAAAAGCTCGACATAAAATTGGGCCTCGTGCATAAAAAAACCTGCGGCAACAACCGGTGCTACCGCAGGCAGAAAAACAAATTATTTTGAAGAAGCCGCGTCCATCAACTGAATTGCGGCGCGCTCACCACTGAAGACCGCTGCTTCAATACCGGCTTGAGAGAAGTAATCTCCCGCCAAAAAGACACCTTTAGGCATTTCGTTACGGACTGCATCGAGCTTTCCGTAAGATCCCGGTTTAGCGATGTTGAGTCCTTTATCGTAATGGAACAAATGCACAAATTCGGGTTCTTCCTCAGGCTTTCCAAATGCTCGGTAAACGTTATCCAGAGCATCCTGCTTGATTTCTTCATCACTCATATGCTCGAGGGGTGGCGTTGTAAAGTAAACTCCCACAAGCTCACCGCCTTCTGGTACAGCAGAAGGCTGGCGGTGACTTTGCAGAACCATTGCTCCGATGCTGCGAGGTCCTTCACCGTAACCAACAGGCAAGACAATATCTACCGGATAGTCAGGCCACGGATTCCTGGAAAACCCAATTTGCACATGGGCATAATCGGTGTAAGGCGCAGCCATAAGCTTGTCGTAGGATGACTCGGAAATAAAATCTTTCATCAACTCTGCAGAAACAAAAGCCTCAGTAGCAACCACCAAACCGTCCGCGGTATGAGTTTCACCGTTAGCATCTACTTCGTAGCCCTCACCCACCTGACGGATGGCCGTAACAGGTGCCGAGAGATGAACCTGCGCGTTCTTACTGTTTTCCATCATCCAGTCGCTCACCTGACCGGGGCCTTCCGGCGGAACAGACAACTTCATTTTGTAGGCTTGCTGAATAATAGCAATTGGAAACGGTGTAGACATCCAGCTACAAGGGACAGCATACAGAAAGTCCATTAACGGGCGCATAATATATTCGTAAGGCCTGTCGCCCAGATGTTTTCGTGTCCAGGATTCAAGGTCTTCACCATGATCGAAGCGAGCCAGATCCTCTCCATCAAAGGGGTTTTTTGCTCCAGGGCTTAATAATAACTTAATGCCAGCGGCAACAATTTTCGCTCTGTCGCCAAACGTCAGTTTGGGGATTTTTAAATAACTAACAAGATCGACAAAACTGACAGGGTAACGAGAATCATCATTATCCAATAGCTCGGACGCCCCGCCCCACGGAATCAAGTCGTCATAACGACCCATCTCTTTCAGAATAGCGCTGGTGCGAGGGTAAATACCCCCCATCAAAAACAGCGCGCCGGTACCAACACTAAAATCACCTATTTGAATATGTTTTGTTCTGCCACCAATTTTATCGGTAGCCTCAAAAACAGAAACTTCGTGCCCTTGTTTGCTTAAGGTATAGGCTGCTGCACAGCCGGCGGGGCCACCACCTACAACAATAAATTTCACGACTCTCTCCTCATACTAATAATCAACAGGCCTAATTAATTGCCGAGACCAGCTAAAATCGTTGGTTGTACATTCTATTTACACTATAAGTTGTGATTAAGTCTCACATGCTCTTCATCTCGAGCGAAAATTACCATCTTGTCGGCCTGGCCCTGGCGAATAAGCTCCAGCATCACATCCAGCCGCTTATTGGTTTCAATAGCTGTTGCTATGCTGCCGTTCTCACCCAACAACATGGTGATACACATCATGTCCCAGTCTTGCCCCATCAGGCCTCCTGCGTTCACCAGGTCCTGAAAATTGTTGATTTTCTGCAGTGGTTTGTCGACACATGTAACAGGGCTCAAGCTGAGTCCTTCACCTTCTTCCATAAAGGCCGCTTCACAAACTACCGCACAAATAGTTTGCGGCTCCTCCCGCTGTTTACCGTAGGAGAGGAAGTTATCAAAATCCGTTCTAGCTTCATCAACAACTGATATTTTTTCCACTTACGACCCTACCTTGTTCAGTTGGGCAACCTCACCCAGTGCATTGAATATTAAAAACCGTTCAGCTTCACCCTGGTGGATCACTTTTACCATAACTTCCAACCGTTGGTCAATTTGCGCTTGATCTATTTTTTCGACATCTGCCACAGTGACATAGAGTAAATCCCAGGCACGACCACTTTTTAGAGAATCTTCCAGCAAGCCTTCAAAGCTAGACACCTCATCTAAAGTTTTGTCGATATACATTAATGGCTTTACTGAAAAGTCGTCGTCAATTTCATCCACATCTCCGACCATATCATCAGCAGACCTCAACTCCTTTTCTGCAAACACCAGCAAAAGCTTCTGTGAAAACGGCTTCTCTCTGGCCACGGCCAAGAAGCGGTCAAACGCTGTATCTTCTAACAATTGTGCGGCCATAGTTATTATGCCTTCTCCACCGATATCGAACGGCAACGTTCGGGCGCTAAAGCAATAAGTTGATTCGCAAGCTCAGGTGCAGCCGCCACGAGCACAAGTGTGTCCTGACCAGCTTTATCTATAGTGGCCTTAACCAGGTTGAGTACATCTTCGTCATTATCTGCAGCGGCAAACTGGTTTAATACCGAATCAGGCAACACCGCTGACATCAAAGCATTATCAAAATACGTTTTCTCAACACGACTCTGTACGCAGAACAGGCTCAATTGACCTCGATGGTCACTCTGGGTTGCCTTACTCAACAGGCTCAAACCACTCGCCAATGCTTCATCGACAGCGACAACCAAAACATCCTGATCATGCAACGACTCATTATAATAACAGTCCCCCAGAGCCGTCTGAATTTCAAGGCCGTCTTCAACCGCTAACTCAGAGAAAATATATTGATTCAGGGGGTCGTCAGAATGATTGGCTATATGAAACTCCATTAAACCACCCTCTTCACCCCGCACGCTGGCGATAGGAAAATCCCCCGACAGTCCGTCAACATTGATCAATGTCGTGTATTGACCCGCCTGATAAACAAACTCATGGGCCGGGCTCAAAACAAGCTTAACGACATTCTCTGATAGGTGCTCTTTTTCACGAACCATGGCAATGAATCGTGTACGCTTCTCCCTGTCAGGCCGGCGAATAGTCATTGGCGCATATACTGCACACTGGCAGGTAAGAAAATAATTTTCGGCAATCAGTTCGTCGCTTAAGCCAATCTGGGTAAAGGGTAACGGTGTGCCTTCCTCAGCTTTCATCATGCAGGAATGGCAGATACCACCGCGGCAAAAATTAGGTATTGCATGACCATTTTTCAGCAGTGTATTCAGCACAGTATCAAAGTCATCGACCTGATAAGTGTGATCTTCAAAACGTAATTCGGGCAAGAAATATCTCCGGCATCAAAAGAAAAATTCTGACTAATTCAAAGCGACCCTGTGCCGCTCGGGAATGAACTGTCAGAATAAGTGGTAAAGTGCTATCAGGCTGCCTGGTCTGAGCCAAGCCCCAACTCTTCAACCAACTGGTGTAAGTCAGCATTAATGACTTCCACGGTCATCTCCACAAGAGCCAGACATGCTTCAGAATCGGCACGAAAGCTCTCGGCAATACCGTGAACCAGTCGCCGCACATGACGTTGAATAAAGTCACGTTGCGCCTTCCTGATAGGCAGTACATCATCCCCTCTTTCAGCGGCGTTAGCCTCCAGGGTACAAAGAAACTGCATAAACTCGAGTTCAATTGAAATATGGTCCGGCATCAAGGCGTCAGGAGCACGGCTCAAACCAAAGAAATGATAAAACCTGAGTAACTCTTCATTCAGATTAGTAGAGTGCATTTCCTTGTTGTAGTTGTACTCGCGTACGGAGCAAGCCGTTTTGCTAGCTGCAGGGTCAAAAGCTTCCGTGTAATCGACAGCGGACAACAGACTTTGCTTACCCGGTTCAGGGTAAGCAAAGGCCTGAGCCAAACGCCCATATACTTCGCTGCGAGCTTCCGGAGTGCGCAGGTCGAGTTTTTCTTCCTCACTCATATTTTGTAACCCTTAGGCAACTTTTCAACTTCCACCCGGGTATCTCTGTCGTAGAACGAGTTTTGCCCCATAAGAATCCCGGCGCGCAAGTGTGGATGACCACCGGCCATCTCCACCGGGTTCAGCGGAGAAGGCGATACACTATTCATATCACCTTTGCCCGGAAACTGGTATTTTTCATAGGCATGGAACATCAATGACTGGCCGGGACGCAGACCTGGCGTAACTTTCGCACGCGCATTAAAGCTGCCAACATCATTGTAGATTCGTATCCAATCCCCATCCACAATATCCCGCTCTGTTGCATCAGGTTTTGACATAAGGAATGCAGGATCCGGGCGGTGGAGTCGCATCATCAAATCATGATCACGCCAGGTTGAGTGGATACTCCAACGGGTTTTACCACCGGTCATCATCAGCGGGTAATCACCGCCCATTTTGGGTGCTTCCTTGTAGCGCGGCAGATGCTCATCCAGCTCAAGATAAAAGGGGTGATCGATATAGAACTGTATCCGACGACTCGCTGTTGGCCAGGGAACCTTGTCACGAATATGGTAAGTCAGCGGCACAATTGTGTCGTTCTCGGGAATATCACACATATTACCAATAGAACTCGGCTCCATCGGCAGCCTCTCGAAGCGGGCAAAGCCTTTCTTCTTGGTCTCTTCCCAGGTCATTTTCGTATGCGTTTCGGACAGGTCGTAAATGGCTTTTGCCACCTTGTCGTCGTCATGCTCGGAAAACTCCCCGTCCATGGTCAAATCTTTATACAGGGTGTTCAGGTCCACATCGACACCTTGAGGGCTCTTCACGCTGGTAATACCACGAGCGATAGCCCTTTCCTGAATATGCTTGGCCATCATCACGATTACTCCCCAGTCACTGACCGAATCGCCCATGGGCTTGGTCGCAGCTTCTGTGGTGGTCAGGTAAGGCGAGAGCGGAGTTACCCACTTCAGGCTGGTGCGTTCATACCACGGAGCAATCGGCAATACGTAATCGGCATAACGACCAGTGGAGTTGATCCTCCAGTCCATCACCACGATTTTTTTCAATTTCGGCCACAGCACTTCCAGCAGCTTTTCGCTACCGCGCATGCGGCGCATGCTGTTACTCACCAATGAGATCATCATCCGAGGGTCTGTGCCCTTAGGTGGATTCAGTGGCTGCCACTTCTTATCGAGGCACTCTTCAAGATAGGAATAAATCGGCCGTTTCAGATTGATATTCCATTTTTTCTGTACCTCCGGGTCTGACGAAAGCTCGGAAATACCACCATGTACTTGCCAGAACAGAGAACCAGAAGTCCAGATGGGCGCTTTAATCGGGCGGTTTTCGGGGTCAAACATCATATGACCAAAATCAAACATGGCCATCTCGATGGTATCGCCCGCCTCCAGCTTGGGCGCGAACAACTGATGCTCCAGCTGGGCGAACATTTCTTTAGCGTCTTTAATATGTGGCGCGACCTGGAACTTGTCTCCACCATCAGGCGTCAGCAGAGGGAAGCCAGCAAAACCGGCACCTTTACGACCCATATTACCCGTGAGTGTAAAGATCATACCCACAGCACGCTCCATCAGGTTGCCGTGATAGAACTTGCACATAGTGGTCTGAGCAACACTGGAAACAGCCCTGGCGTTGAGAATCTCGTCAGTCAAACGGCGAATCATGGAAGGCTTGACGCCACACACCTCGGACATCGCTTCAGGCGTATAAGGTTCCATGCGATCCAGCAACAAAGAATAAACACTTCTGACTTTGATCTTACTGCCATCTTTAAGTGTTACTTTCTCGCTGACATTCAGCTTTGGATTCAGCTCTTCCAGTTTCAGAGTCCTGAAGGGCGCAACCTTTACATTACCCGAGACTTCGTCCCAAAGGATAAAGTGATCATCCCTGCC is a genomic window of Pseudomonadales bacterium containing:
- a CDS encoding molybdopterin-dependent oxidoreductase — translated: MSVDFDRRSFLKGFAALSGTLAMPGFVAKSAASVLELTTKEIPDYEDWKDIFRHQWSWDKVVRSTHHLNCWTQAHCAWDVFVKDGLVFREEQAGEYEMVNEDLPDFNPRGCQKGGCFSNRMYDDTRITHPLRRVGPRGSGKWERVSWKEALDDIADTYLDVVTEEGTDRLIWDLGPGIDLGVSTAAQGRFSMLTQSIGLDMDGEIGDSRRGTLEMFGKIQFERSADDYFNSDLILFWGGNPIQTQIPQAHFYLEAKYRGAKIIAVCPDLSPSATKADLWVSLKPGTDGALAMAVVHEIIERGAVKEDFVKEQTDLPLLVRQDTHEFLKQSDLEEGGRDDHFILWDEVSGNVKVAPFRTLKLEELNPKLNVSEKVTLKDGSKIKVRSVYSLLLDRMEPYTPEAMSEVCGVKPSMIRRLTDEILNARAVSSVAQTTMCKFYHGNLMERAVGMIFTLTGNMGRKGAGFAGFPLLTPDGGDKFQVAPHIKDAKEMFAQLEHQLFAPKLEAGDTIEMAMFDFGHMMFDPENRPIKAPIWTSGSLFWQVHGGISELSSDPEVQKKWNINLKRPIYSYLEECLDKKWQPLNPPKGTDPRMMISLVSNSMRRMRGSEKLLEVLWPKLKKIVVMDWRINSTGRYADYVLPIAPWYERTSLKWVTPLSPYLTTTEAATKPMGDSVSDWGVIVMMAKHIQERAIARGITSVKSPQGVDVDLNTLYKDLTMDGEFSEHDDDKVAKAIYDLSETHTKMTWEETKKKGFARFERLPMEPSSIGNMCDIPENDTIVPLTYHIRDKVPWPTASRRIQFYIDHPFYLELDEHLPRYKEAPKMGGDYPLMMTGGKTRWSIHSTWRDHDLMMRLHRPDPAFLMSKPDATERDIVDGDWIRIYNDVGSFNARAKVTPGLRPGQSLMFHAYEKYQFPGKGDMNSVSPSPLNPVEMAGGHPHLRAGILMGQNSFYDRDTRVEVEKLPKGYKI
- a CDS encoding molecular chaperone TorD family protein; its protein translation is MSEEEKLDLRTPEARSEVYGRLAQAFAYPEPGKQSLLSAVDYTEAFDPAASKTACSVREYNYNKEMHSTNLNEELLRFYHFFGLSRAPDALMPDHISIELEFMQFLCTLEANAAERGDDVLPIRKAQRDFIQRHVRRLVHGIAESFRADSEACLALVEMTVEVINADLHQLVEELGLGSDQAA
- a CDS encoding FAD-dependent oxidoreductase, translated to MKFIVVGGGPAGCAAAYTLSKQGHEVSVFEATDKIGGRTKHIQIGDFSVGTGALFLMGGIYPRTSAILKEMGRYDDLIPWGGASELLDNDDSRYPVSFVDLVSYLKIPKLTFGDRAKIVAAGIKLLLSPGAKNPFDGEDLARFDHGEDLESWTRKHLGDRPYEYIMRPLMDFLYAVPCSWMSTPFPIAIIQQAYKMKLSVPPEGPGQVSDWMMENSKNAQVHLSAPVTAIRQVGEGYEVDANGETHTADGLVVATEAFVSAELMKDFISESSYDKLMAAPYTDYAHVQIGFSRNPWPDYPVDIVLPVGYGEGPRSIGAMVLQSHRQPSAVPEGGELVGVYFTTPPLEHMSDEEIKQDALDNVYRAFGKPEEEPEFVHLFHYDKGLNIAKPGSYGKLDAVRNEMPKGVFLAGDYFSQAGIEAAVFSGERAAIQLMDAASSK
- a CDS encoding CbbQ/NirQ/NorQ/GpvN family protein, producing MSSFYLPIGSEVEVFSSSFRERLPVMIKGPTGCGKTRFVEYMAEQLNVPLITVPCHEDLTAADLIGRYLLEGGNTVWVDGPMTRAVREGAICYLDEVVEARADTTVVIHPLADHRRELNIERLGESLKAPDNFMLVMSYNPGYQSVLKDLKPSTRQRMVGLELDYPEFEQEVRIVTTETGVDETIARELVKLGNAIRKLDVSGMPEVSSTRTLITAARLIVGGLSPAEAAKGAIIVPLTDDAETSQGLHEIIASFLG
- a CDS encoding 2Fe-2S iron-sulfur cluster binding domain-containing protein; the protein is MPELRFEDHTYQVDDFDTVLNTLLKNGHAIPNFCRGGICHSCMMKAEEGTPLPFTQIGLSDELIAENYFLTCQCAVYAPMTIRRPDREKRTRFIAMVREKEHLSENVVKLVLSPAHEFVYQAGQYTTLINVDGLSGDFPIASVRGEEGGLMEFHIANHSDDPLNQYIFSELAVEDGLEIQTALGDCYYNESLHDQDVLVVAVDEALASGLSLLSKATQSDHRGQLSLFCVQSRVEKTYFDNALMSAVLPDSVLNQFAAADNDEDVLNLVKATIDKAGQDTLVLVAAAPELANQLIALAPERCRSISVEKA